One segment of Leuconostoc lactis DNA contains the following:
- a CDS encoding DNA-3-methyladenine glycosylase I — translation MVEKQVTRCQWVAHYRPSETMVAYHDVEWGHPIRQDDRLLFELLTLEIFQAGLSWEIALNKRAGLKQAFKNFDLTQVSQMTAQDEAMLRDDATIIRNRLKIAATVNNAHAIKRVQAAFGSFSNYMWQFTNDQVIDHHVTDVALIPAQNELSQSVAKDMKARGFKFAGPVTIYSFLQGMGVINDHEESCTFKYHQ, via the coding sequence ATGGTTGAAAAACAAGTGACGAGATGTCAGTGGGTGGCACATTATCGGCCATCAGAGACGATGGTTGCCTACCATGATGTTGAATGGGGACATCCCATTAGACAAGACGATCGGTTATTGTTTGAACTGCTAACGTTAGAAATTTTTCAAGCCGGGCTCAGCTGGGAGATTGCTTTAAACAAGCGAGCGGGTTTGAAACAGGCCTTTAAAAATTTTGATCTGACACAAGTCAGCCAAATGACTGCGCAAGATGAAGCAATGCTACGCGATGATGCAACAATTATTCGAAATCGGTTGAAGATTGCAGCCACGGTTAATAATGCACATGCCATTAAACGTGTACAAGCAGCATTTGGTAGTTTTTCAAATTACATGTGGCAGTTTACGAATGATCAGGTGATTGATCATCATGTGACTGATGTCGCTCTGATTCCAGCGCAAAATGAGTTATCACAAAGCGTTGCCAAGGATATGAAGGCGCGCGGATTTAAATTTGCAGGACCGGTGACCATTTACTCATTTTTACAGGGGATGGGAGTCATTAATGATCATGAGGAAAGTTGTACATTCAAATACCATCAGTAA
- a CDS encoding RNA degradosome polyphosphate kinase: MVDFKHSKFYVNREISWLAFNDRVLAEARDSQNPLLERANFLAITQKNMDEWFMVRVASLQQQVMLGHNRVDATGETPKAQLDHVAQVVGQQIKDQYQVLNRRLLPALKRQGFELLSAEDLSTEQKIFLKSFFEQELLPVLTPMAIDSTRPFPFLANDTLNIGVRLQKDNEKSEKYLAVLQVPETSGRVIALPETNQFVLIEVVVQLFLASLFPGYTIKESTVFHVLRDMELDVSDDEDTPNILQEVQSKLQERERGRIMRVILSHETSKTLKNKLVKLLQVDDARTYLVNGPVDLTFLTAWLKLLDAPTLRFPTFKGFDNPALAPEKLFDSIRQQDFLLHHPYDAFKPVVRLIQTAAQDDQVLAIKMTLYRVSGRSPIIKALGEAARRGKQVTVLVEIKARFDEENNVHWARELERQGVHVVYGLRGLKTHAKVALIVRREDDTIRRYVHLGTGNYNDVTANFYTDMGLLTSDAELGADVASIFNILTGYSDPGFFHQLHMSPDGIREFLYEQIANEIANAKAGLPAGIKMKFNSLSDERIVRHLYEASRAGVPIQLIIRGITILKVGIPEVSDTIEVHSIVGRFLEHSRIYSFENGGQPKVYLSSADLMTRNLDRRVELLFPLKDDRLRDQVRDIFQTMWQDNVKTRVLQPDGTFLKKDRRGVMTYNAQEMFIAESLTAQKNSQDRVAATEVTRRFEPLNNPFLNEEGRGDI; the protein is encoded by the coding sequence ATGGTTGATTTTAAACACTCAAAATTTTATGTCAATCGTGAAATCAGCTGGTTGGCTTTTAATGATCGTGTTTTGGCTGAGGCGCGGGATTCGCAAAATCCTTTGCTGGAACGTGCCAATTTTTTAGCGATTACGCAAAAGAACATGGACGAATGGTTCATGGTTCGTGTGGCGAGTTTACAACAGCAGGTGATGTTGGGGCATAATCGGGTTGACGCCACTGGTGAAACACCTAAGGCACAGTTAGATCACGTCGCACAAGTTGTTGGGCAACAAATTAAAGATCAGTATCAAGTGTTAAATCGCCGATTATTACCAGCACTGAAACGCCAAGGATTTGAACTGCTATCGGCAGAAGACTTATCCACGGAACAAAAAATATTTTTGAAAAGTTTTTTTGAACAAGAGCTGCTGCCCGTTTTAACGCCGATGGCAATCGACTCAACACGTCCATTTCCATTCCTAGCTAATGATACGTTGAACATTGGGGTACGTCTTCAAAAAGACAATGAAAAATCTGAGAAGTATTTGGCGGTGCTCCAAGTGCCGGAAACTTCTGGGCGCGTGATTGCTTTGCCGGAAACGAATCAATTTGTCCTGATAGAAGTAGTGGTACAGCTGTTTTTGGCCTCACTTTTCCCTGGTTATACGATTAAAGAATCAACTGTTTTTCATGTCTTGCGGGATATGGAATTGGATGTGAGTGATGACGAAGATACCCCCAATATTTTGCAAGAAGTACAGTCAAAGCTGCAGGAACGTGAACGGGGTCGGATCATGCGGGTAATCTTATCGCATGAGACCAGTAAGACGCTGAAGAATAAACTGGTTAAACTCTTACAAGTCGATGATGCCCGGACGTATTTGGTCAATGGCCCCGTTGATTTGACTTTTTTAACGGCTTGGTTAAAATTACTCGATGCCCCGACATTACGTTTTCCGACTTTTAAGGGGTTTGACAATCCGGCATTAGCACCAGAAAAACTGTTTGATAGCATTCGCCAACAGGATTTTCTACTACATCACCCTTATGATGCGTTTAAACCAGTGGTCCGTTTGATTCAAACGGCAGCACAAGACGACCAAGTACTCGCGATTAAAATGACACTGTATCGTGTTTCGGGGAGATCACCCATTATTAAGGCGTTGGGTGAAGCCGCACGACGTGGTAAGCAAGTCACGGTGTTAGTGGAAATTAAGGCGCGTTTTGATGAAGAAAATAACGTTCATTGGGCGCGTGAGTTAGAGCGACAAGGCGTCCATGTTGTTTATGGCCTGCGGGGGTTAAAGACCCACGCTAAAGTCGCTTTAATCGTCAGACGAGAAGATGATACTATTCGACGCTATGTCCATCTTGGTACGGGTAATTATAATGATGTCACGGCAAATTTCTATACGGATATGGGGCTGTTAACCAGTGATGCCGAACTTGGGGCAGATGTCGCCTCGATTTTTAACATTTTGACAGGTTATTCAGATCCAGGATTTTTCCATCAATTACACATGTCACCAGATGGTATTCGTGAATTTTTATATGAACAAATCGCTAATGAAATTGCTAATGCCAAAGCGGGGCTTCCGGCTGGGATTAAAATGAAGTTCAATTCACTATCTGATGAACGAATCGTGCGCCACCTTTATGAGGCGAGTCGCGCAGGGGTGCCCATCCAACTTATTATTCGCGGTATTACGATTTTAAAAGTGGGGATTCCAGAAGTTAGTGATACGATTGAGGTGCATTCAATTGTTGGGCGTTTTTTGGAACATAGCCGGATTTATAGTTTTGAAAATGGTGGCCAACCAAAAGTTTATTTGTCATCTGCCGATTTAATGACGCGAAACCTTGATCGTCGAGTGGAATTACTTTTTCCACTTAAAGATGACCGTTTACGCGATCAAGTACGTGACATTTTCCAGACGATGTGGCAGGATAATGTCAAAACCCGGGTGTTACAACCGGACGGCACATTTTTGAAGAAAGATCGCCGTGGTGTTATGACCTACAATGCACAAGAAATG
- the eno gene encoding phosphopyruvate hydratase, with translation MSLITDIIAREVLDSRGNPTLEAEVITELGGFGRGMVPSGASTGEHEAVELRDGDKSRFGGKGTTKAVANVNDAIAKALVGKFDVTDQRAIDQAMIELDGTENKGKLGANAILAVSIAVARAAADELGVPLFSYLGGVNSYVLPTPMMNVINGGAHSANKVDFQEFMIMPVGAPTVKEAIRYGAETFHALKKLLEADGKATSVGDEGGFAPDFADNEEPLKYLIRAIEAAGYKPGQDIAIAVDVASSELYDAETKTYKLRWSTGEEFTTPEFIKYLEDLTERYPIISIEDPIDENEWEDWATITAELGKKVQLVGDDFFVTNTQYLQKGINMGAANSILIKVNQIGTLTETFEAIEMAKEAGYTAIVSHRSGETEDTTISDLVVATNAGQIKTGSLSRTDRIAKYNQLIRIEELLGSTAQYKGIQSFYNLSVAARDAIQAK, from the coding sequence ATGTCTTTAATCACTGATATTATCGCACGTGAAGTTCTTGACTCACGTGGAAACCCTACACTTGAAGCAGAAGTTATCACAGAATTAGGTGGTTTCGGTCGCGGTATGGTACCTTCAGGTGCCTCAACTGGTGAACACGAAGCTGTTGAATTGCGTGATGGCGACAAGTCACGCTTTGGTGGCAAGGGAACAACAAAGGCCGTTGCCAATGTTAACGATGCTATCGCTAAGGCTTTGGTTGGTAAGTTCGACGTAACTGACCAACGTGCAATCGATCAAGCTATGATCGAACTCGACGGTACAGAAAACAAGGGTAAGTTAGGCGCAAATGCTATTTTGGCTGTGTCAATCGCTGTTGCCCGTGCAGCTGCGGATGAATTAGGTGTGCCTTTGTTCTCATACTTGGGTGGCGTTAACTCATACGTTTTGCCTACACCAATGATGAACGTTATTAACGGTGGTGCACACTCAGCTAACAAGGTTGACTTCCAAGAATTCATGATCATGCCTGTTGGTGCCCCAACAGTTAAGGAAGCTATCCGTTATGGTGCCGAAACATTCCACGCTTTGAAGAAGTTGTTGGAAGCTGACGGTAAGGCAACATCAGTTGGTGATGAAGGTGGCTTCGCTCCTGACTTTGCTGACAACGAAGAACCTTTGAAGTACTTGATCCGTGCGATTGAAGCTGCTGGTTACAAGCCAGGTCAAGATATCGCTATTGCTGTCGACGTTGCCTCATCAGAATTGTATGATGCTGAAACTAAGACATACAAGTTGCGTTGGTCAACAGGTGAAGAATTCACAACACCTGAATTCATCAAGTACCTTGAAGATTTGACAGAACGTTACCCAATTATCTCAATCGAAGATCCTATCGATGAAAACGAATGGGAAGACTGGGCAACAATCACTGCTGAATTGGGTAAGAAGGTACAATTGGTTGGTGACGACTTCTTCGTTACAAACACACAATACCTACAAAAGGGTATTAACATGGGTGCCGCTAACTCAATCTTGATCAAGGTTAACCAAATTGGTACTTTGACAGAAACTTTCGAAGCTATCGAAATGGCTAAGGAAGCTGGTTACACTGCTATTGTGTCACACCGTTCAGGTGAAACAGAAGACACAACAATTTCTGACTTGGTTGTTGCAACAAACGCTGGTCAAATCAAGACTGGTTCATTGTCACGTACTGACCGTATCGCTAAGTACAACCAATTGATCCGTATTGAAGAATTGTTGGGTTCAACAGCACAATACAAGGGTATTCAATCATTCTATAACTTGTCAGTTGCTGCACGCGATGCTATCCAAGCAAAGTAA
- the rlmB gene encoding 23S rRNA (guanosine(2251)-2'-O)-methyltransferase RlmB: MKREQETPNQAEFVYGHYASVAALKGTQEINKVWLQTGLQDKIRNEVTQLAKKRGLVIQQAPKSKLDELTDGGNHQGVVLSVAAFTYATIDDLFARAEERQEAPFFLILDGIEDPHNLGSILRTADAAGVHGIIIPKRRAVQLTATVAKISTGAIEYVPVARVTNLVNTVNELKDRGVWIFGTDMAGEDYRRWDAKGATALVIGNEGKGISPLLKKKVDGMLTIPMVGHVQSLNASVAASLLIYQGFSSRNPL, translated from the coding sequence ATGAAACGTGAACAAGAAACGCCTAACCAAGCCGAATTTGTCTATGGCCATTATGCCAGTGTTGCCGCGCTAAAAGGGACGCAAGAAATCAATAAAGTATGGCTACAGACTGGCTTGCAAGATAAAATTCGCAATGAAGTGACCCAACTAGCTAAAAAAAGAGGCTTAGTCATTCAACAAGCGCCAAAATCAAAGCTGGATGAATTGACTGATGGTGGCAATCATCAAGGTGTCGTTTTGAGTGTCGCAGCCTTTACCTATGCGACAATCGATGACTTGTTTGCCCGGGCAGAAGAACGCCAAGAAGCGCCATTTTTCTTAATCTTGGATGGTATTGAAGATCCCCACAATTTGGGGTCGATTTTACGTACGGCGGATGCGGCCGGTGTGCATGGAATTATCATTCCAAAGCGACGGGCAGTTCAGCTTACGGCGACAGTAGCGAAAATTTCAACCGGTGCGATTGAATATGTACCGGTTGCGCGTGTGACGAATTTGGTGAATACGGTTAATGAACTCAAAGACCGTGGTGTTTGGATTTTTGGGACCGATATGGCTGGGGAAGATTATCGTCGTTGGGATGCCAAAGGTGCAACGGCGTTGGTGATTGGTAATGAAGGCAAGGGGATTTCACCTTTGTTGAAGAAAAAGGTTGATGGCATGCTCACCATTCCAATGGTTGGTCATGTCCAAAGTCTAAATGCCAGTGTTGCCGCAAGTTTGTTGATTTATCAAGGATTTAGCTCACGTAACCCACTGTAA
- a CDS encoding RNA polymerase sigma factor: protein MGKDRLLAAVRAAQNGHDIAYNVLIKHLKGAMFDIHRRKVSSRITADDWYADGLEILLRCVQRFDTIQPRAKFSTYFMTALSNHATDLIRSYYTAKSEFEKQMISDTNDVAETVIDCGTDTYNPEQLVVLREMLNTTLVAKTPEFRQTVLQLLGAESGAIPGTTRRFEQMQYRLKKAIQQAISS from the coding sequence TTGGGGAAAGATAGATTACTTGCTGCCGTTCGTGCGGCACAAAATGGCCATGATATTGCGTATAATGTTTTAATTAAACATTTAAAGGGTGCGATGTTTGACATTCATCGACGCAAAGTGAGTAGCCGCATCACGGCTGACGACTGGTATGCAGATGGGTTAGAAATTTTACTACGTTGTGTACAGCGGTTTGACACGATTCAGCCAAGAGCAAAATTTTCAACTTACTTTATGACGGCCTTATCCAATCATGCAACGGATTTAATTCGGTCATATTACACCGCAAAATCTGAATTCGAAAAACAAATGATTTCAGATACAAATGATGTTGCAGAAACTGTTATTGATTGCGGCACAGATACGTATAATCCAGAACAGCTTGTCGTATTACGCGAAATGTTGAACACAACGCTGGTTGCGAAAACGCCAGAATTTCGACAAACTGTTTTGCAGTTGTTAGGGGCTGAAAGTGGCGCAATACCGGGCACGACACGGCGTTTTGAACAGATGCAATACCGTTTGAAAAAGGCGATACAACAGGCTATATCTTCTTAA
- a CDS encoding Mini-ribonuclease 3 has product MTNLQYEQMNGLSLAYIGDAIYELEVRQHLLSLGLTKVNDLQKRSKHYVSAKAHAALFDLMITDNLLTDTELSYFKRGRNAKSHTKAKNTDVVSYRVSTGVEALFGFLYLSQQHDRIQSLMTWIFEQVESGRTVK; this is encoded by the coding sequence ATGACTAATTTACAATATGAACAAATGAACGGGTTATCGTTGGCTTATATCGGCGATGCAATCTATGAACTTGAAGTGCGCCAACATTTGTTATCACTTGGTTTGACCAAGGTGAATGACTTACAAAAGCGCAGTAAACACTATGTTTCAGCCAAGGCGCATGCCGCTTTGTTTGACTTGATGATAACAGACAATCTGCTAACCGATACCGAACTGAGTTATTTCAAACGTGGTCGGAATGCAAAATCGCATACGAAAGCGAAAAATACGGATGTTGTGAGCTACCGTGTCTCAACTGGGGTAGAAGCCCTTTTTGGTTTCTTATATCTATCACAGCAACATGACCGTATTCAATCACTTATGACATGGATTTTTGAACAAGTTGAATCAGGGAGAACAGTAAAATGA
- the rpoC gene encoding DNA-directed RNA polymerase subunit beta' → MAIDVNKFESMQIGLASPDKIRSWSYGEVKKPETINYRTLKPEKDGLFDERIFGPTKDYECACGKYKRIRYKGIVCDRCGVEVTSSKVRRERMGHIELAAPVTHIWYFKGIPSRMGLVLDMSPRSLEEIIYFASYVVIEPGDAPVEKKQLLTEREYRELKREYGASFKAGMGAEAIKDLLASVDLAAEADQLKRELQEATGQKRVRAVRRLDIIEAFLQSENKPEWMVMDVIPVIPPDLRPMVQLEGGRFATSDLNDLYRRVINRNNRLKRLLDLNAPGIIVQNEKRMLQEAVDALIDNGRRGRPVAGPGNRPLKSLSHMLKGKQGRFRQNLLGKRVDYSGRSVIDVGPFLKMNQMGLPRPMAIELFRPFIMKELTTRKLAGNVKSAKRKIDKADEDVMDVLEDVIKEHPVLLNRAPTLHRLGIQAFEPVLVSGKAMRLHPLVTEAYNADFDGDQMAIHVPLSDEAQAEARLLMLAAGHILAPKDGKPIVAPSQDMVIGNYYLTTEEAGREGEGMIFSSVEEAKMAFASKVVHYHTRVGTQTSSFPAEKPFTDEQRSKIMVTSVGKLLFNEILPVDFPYINEPSEENFKGVDDRFFIEAGENIHDYLAETPVVGSFKKGFLSDIIAEVYKRYKVTETSLLLDRMKDLGYEKSTESGLTVSMTDVTELPDKPAILEDAHKQVATVTKQFRRGLITDDERYQRVIEIWTKAKDVIQEKLIASFEPTNPIFMMQDSGARGNISNFVQLAGMRGLMAGPGGKIIELPVTANFREGLTVMEMFISTHGARKGMSDTALKTANSGYLTRRLVDVAQDVIVREWNNNSDRGVAVRAIMDGTSVVEPLYDRILGRYAMKSVFDPETGEKIVSRNEMIDEDIAKRIVAAGIEEVTIRSVFTSTTEHGVSVLDYGRNLATGEEVEVGEAVGTVAAQSIGEPGTQLTMRNFHTGGVAGGNDITQGLPRVQEIVEARIPKGRAEISEVTGTVVSIEENPAERTKAVTIEGETDTRTYTLPLAARMRFAEGDAIKRGDAINEGPIDPKELLAVTDTLTTESYMLTEIQKVYRLQGIEVSDKHIEVMIRQMLRKVRVMDPGETNLLPGMLMDIADFQRANEPALFAGQVPATARPVLLGITKAALETNSFLSAASFQETTRVLTDAAIRGKNDPLVGLKENVIIGKIIPAGTGMAEYRKIKSKVVGDVVAQPDAEADASADIPKLDDVAKSFDA, encoded by the coding sequence ATGGCAATCGATGTTAACAAGTTCGAGAGCATGCAAATCGGTTTGGCTTCTCCTGATAAGATCCGTTCATGGTCTTATGGTGAAGTGAAGAAGCCGGAAACGATCAACTATCGAACACTTAAGCCAGAAAAAGACGGCTTGTTCGATGAACGCATCTTCGGACCTACAAAGGATTATGAATGCGCCTGCGGTAAGTACAAGCGAATCCGATATAAGGGAATTGTTTGTGACCGTTGTGGTGTTGAAGTAACATCATCAAAAGTTCGTCGTGAACGCATGGGGCACATCGAATTAGCTGCACCTGTTACACACATTTGGTACTTCAAAGGTATTCCATCACGTATGGGACTTGTCCTTGACATGTCACCACGTTCACTTGAAGAAATTATTTACTTTGCGTCATATGTTGTCATTGAACCTGGTGATGCACCAGTTGAAAAGAAGCAACTGTTGACTGAACGTGAATACCGTGAATTGAAGCGCGAATATGGTGCTAGCTTTAAGGCTGGCATGGGTGCTGAAGCAATTAAAGATTTGTTGGCAAGCGTTGATTTGGCTGCCGAAGCAGATCAATTAAAGCGTGAATTACAAGAAGCAACTGGTCAAAAGCGTGTACGTGCCGTACGTCGTTTGGACATTATTGAAGCCTTCTTGCAATCAGAAAACAAGCCTGAATGGATGGTAATGGATGTTATTCCAGTTATTCCACCAGACTTGCGACCAATGGTGCAATTGGAAGGTGGCCGTTTTGCCACATCTGATTTGAACGATTTGTATCGTCGTGTGATTAACCGTAACAACCGTTTGAAGCGTTTGCTTGACTTGAATGCCCCAGGCATCATCGTGCAAAACGAAAAGCGTATGTTGCAAGAAGCCGTCGACGCCTTGATTGATAACGGTCGTCGCGGACGTCCAGTGGCTGGTCCTGGTAACCGACCATTGAAGTCTTTGTCTCACATGTTGAAGGGTAAGCAAGGTCGCTTCCGTCAAAACTTGTTGGGTAAGCGTGTCGACTATTCAGGTCGTTCGGTTATCGATGTTGGACCATTCTTGAAGATGAATCAAATGGGCTTGCCACGTCCAATGGCAATCGAATTATTCCGCCCATTCATCATGAAGGAATTGACAACACGTAAGTTGGCCGGTAACGTCAAGTCTGCTAAGCGTAAGATTGACAAGGCTGATGAAGATGTGATGGACGTATTAGAAGACGTGATCAAGGAACACCCAGTTCTTTTGAACCGCGCCCCTACGTTGCACCGTTTGGGAATCCAAGCCTTTGAACCTGTGTTGGTTTCTGGTAAGGCCATGCGTTTGCATCCATTGGTTACTGAAGCCTATAACGCCGATTTCGATGGTGATCAGATGGCCATTCACGTGCCATTGTCTGATGAAGCACAAGCTGAAGCGCGTTTGTTGATGCTTGCCGCAGGCCACATTTTGGCACCAAAGGATGGAAAGCCAATCGTTGCCCCATCTCAGGATATGGTGATTGGAAACTACTACTTGACGACTGAAGAAGCTGGTCGTGAAGGTGAAGGTATGATTTTCTCTTCTGTTGAGGAAGCAAAAATGGCCTTTGCAAGTAAGGTTGTCCACTATCATACACGTGTGGGTACCCAAACATCATCATTCCCAGCAGAAAAGCCATTTACAGATGAACAACGTTCAAAGATTATGGTAACTTCTGTTGGTAAGTTGTTGTTCAACGAAATTTTGCCAGTTGATTTCCCTTATATTAACGAACCATCTGAAGAAAACTTCAAGGGTGTTGATGATCGCTTCTTTATTGAAGCTGGTGAAAACATTCATGACTACTTGGCGGAAACACCAGTTGTCGGTTCCTTCAAGAAGGGCTTCTTGTCAGACATCATTGCTGAAGTCTACAAGCGTTATAAGGTGACGGAAACATCATTGTTGTTGGATCGCATGAAGGATCTTGGTTATGAAAAGTCAACAGAATCAGGTTTGACTGTATCAATGACTGATGTGACTGAATTGCCAGATAAGCCAGCAATCTTGGAAGACGCCCATAAGCAAGTCGCAACTGTGACAAAGCAGTTCCGTCGTGGTTTGATTACAGATGACGAACGTTACCAACGTGTCATCGAAATCTGGACTAAGGCTAAGGATGTTATCCAAGAAAAGTTGATTGCTTCCTTCGAACCAACGAACCCTATCTTCATGATGCAGGACTCAGGTGCGCGTGGTAACATTTCTAACTTCGTGCAGTTGGCCGGTATGCGTGGTTTGATGGCGGGTCCTGGTGGTAAGATTATTGAATTGCCAGTTACAGCGAACTTCCGTGAAGGTTTGACTGTGATGGAAATGTTTATTTCAACCCACGGTGCTCGTAAGGGAATGTCAGATACGGCCTTGAAGACGGCCAACTCTGGTTACTTGACACGTCGACTTGTCGATGTGGCGCAAGACGTTATCGTGCGTGAATGGAACAACAATTCTGATCGTGGTGTGGCTGTTCGCGCTATCATGGATGGCACATCTGTTGTTGAACCATTGTACGACCGTATCTTGGGTCGCTATGCCATGAAGTCAGTCTTTGATCCAGAAACTGGTGAAAAGATTGTTTCTCGTAACGAAATGATTGATGAAGACATCGCTAAGCGTATTGTGGCTGCTGGTATTGAAGAAGTGACAATCCGTTCTGTCTTCACATCAACGACTGAACACGGTGTTTCTGTGTTGGATTATGGTCGTAACTTGGCAACTGGTGAAGAAGTTGAAGTCGGTGAAGCTGTTGGAACAGTGGCTGCCCAATCAATCGGTGAACCAGGTACCCAATTGACGATGCGTAACTTCCACACGGGTGGTGTTGCCGGTGGAAACGATATCACACAAGGTTTGCCTCGTGTGCAAGAAATTGTTGAAGCACGTATTCCTAAGGGACGTGCAGAAATTTCTGAAGTGACTGGTACAGTTGTTTCAATCGAAGAAAATCCAGCCGAACGTACAAAGGCTGTGACAATTGAAGGCGAAACAGACACGCGGACATACACATTGCCATTGGCTGCGCGCATGCGCTTTGCTGAAGGTGATGCCATTAAGCGTGGTGATGCCATTAACGAAGGCCCAATCGATCCAAAGGAATTGTTGGCTGTTACAGATACGTTGACGACTGAATCATACATGTTGACGGAAATCCAAAAGGTTTACCGTTTGCAAGGTATCGAAGTGTCAGATAAGCATATCGAAGTCATGATTCGTCAAATGTTGCGTAAAGTACGTGTCATGGATCCAGGTGAAACGAATCTTTTGCCAGGTATGTTGATGGATATTGCTGATTTCCAACGCGCCAACGAACCAGCATTGTTTGCTGGCCAGGTACCCGCAACGGCACGTCCAGTGTTGCTTGGTATTACTAAGGCTGCCTTGGAAACAAACTCATTCTTGTCTGCCGCATCATTCCAAGAAACAACACGTGTCTTGACTGATGCCGCAATCCGCGGAAAGAACGATCCATTGGTTGGTTTGAAAGAAAACGTTATCATTGGTAAGATTATTCCTGCCGGAACAGGTATGGCTGAATATCGTAAGATTAAGAGCAAGGTGGTTGGGGATGTGGTTGCACAACCTGACGCTGAAGCTGATGCATCTGCTGATATTCCAAAGTTGGATGACGTCGCAAAGTCATTCGACGCCTAA
- a CDS encoding HD domain-containing protein: MATIQGIILLNSSSAALQIVNQKTGEKIEKVTRDFGESDINSPIFTTEIMRRALAQVHKFQQLLRDYAVKEVTLYGSETLSQMKNAVYFADQIETATGLKIQWLNGNQESFYRQLALRQAYQQQKVSATDGQFFVLGMSSARLDLSYFNNARFVFSQHSAVGPIRLAQIIHDMAIGVAQETAFARELINSKLADFWHMLPPYQPAESLILLGAGAAQQIFLPEHAHCVRVSKAVIQTLADDLANLNDQAIIEKYAVDFNDVPFILTEMLLLLHVMSALQVSTLQISDITVLDGLSVNDAQAEADIVTAARGIADRYLVEPVHREIVLTFATQLFDRLKKIHHLTSRDRLLLVVAALVHDVGSFINSQKHYQYSEDILTGVDFYGLSTVEQRMIAAIARYHSAETPDSALRTVADFSPQQRLRIAKLAALLRLADALDDSRLQKITQLTVSIGENQITITAQTLADLQLEIFVFTQKARFFEAVFGLPIVLKRKGKRS; this comes from the coding sequence ATGGCAACAATTCAGGGGATTATCTTATTAAATTCTAGTTCGGCTGCCTTGCAGATCGTTAATCAGAAAACTGGGGAAAAGATTGAAAAAGTGACGCGTGATTTTGGTGAAAGTGATATTAACTCACCTATTTTCACAACAGAAATTATGCGACGTGCGTTAGCGCAAGTGCATAAATTTCAACAATTATTACGCGATTATGCCGTCAAAGAAGTGACATTATATGGTAGTGAAACATTGTCACAGATGAAAAATGCGGTTTATTTTGCCGATCAAATTGAAACAGCAACTGGCCTTAAAATACAGTGGTTGAATGGTAATCAAGAAAGTTTTTACCGGCAATTAGCGCTACGGCAAGCTTATCAGCAGCAAAAGGTCAGTGCGACAGACGGTCAATTTTTTGTTTTGGGCATGAGCTCTGCGCGACTTGATCTGAGTTATTTTAACAATGCACGGTTTGTGTTTTCACAACATTCAGCAGTTGGGCCGATTCGATTGGCGCAAATCATTCATGATATGGCTATCGGGGTCGCACAGGAAACGGCTTTTGCCAGAGAATTAATTAATAGTAAATTAGCTGATTTTTGGCATATGTTACCACCTTATCAGCCAGCAGAGTCATTAATTTTACTGGGCGCTGGCGCCGCGCAACAGATATTCTTGCCGGAACATGCGCATTGTGTTCGTGTGTCAAAAGCGGTTATTCAGACGTTAGCGGACGATTTGGCTAATTTAAATGATCAAGCGATTATTGAAAAATATGCGGTTGATTTTAATGATGTGCCATTTATTCTCACAGAAATGTTATTACTTTTGCATGTCATGTCAGCACTGCAGGTGTCAACGTTGCAGATTAGTGATATTACCGTTTTAGATGGTTTATCGGTTAATGATGCACAAGCAGAAGCGGATATCGTGACGGCGGCACGTGGTATTGCGGATCGTTATTTGGTTGAACCGGTGCATCGTGAAATTGTTTTAACTTTTGCGACGCAATTATTTGATCGTCTCAAAAAAATCCATCATCTCACATCACGTGACCGCTTACTATTAGTGGTGGCGGCCTTGGTACATGATGTGGGGAGTTTTATTAATTCACAAAAACATTATCAGTATTCTGAAGATATTTTAACTGGTGTTGACTTTTATGGCTTGTCAACGGTAGAACAACGCATGATTGCAGCGATTGCGCGGTATCATAGTGCAGAAACGCCGGACAGCGCCTTACGCACGGTTGCTGACTTTTCACCCCAGCAACGTCTACGCATTGCAAAATTGGCCGCACTATTACGATTAGCCGACGCGTTAGATGATAGTCGTTTACAGAAAATTACCCAGTTAACGGTCTCAATTGGGGAGAACCAGATTACGATTACGGCCCAAACATTAGCCGATCTGCAATTAGAAATTTTTGTCTTTACGCAGAAGGCGCGCTTTTTTGAGGCCGTATTTGGTTTACCCATTGTGTTAAAACGAAAAGGAAAGAGAAGTTGA